The following are encoded in a window of Panicum virgatum strain AP13 chromosome 5N, P.virgatum_v5, whole genome shotgun sequence genomic DNA:
- the LOC120676151 gene encoding endo-1,4-beta-xylanase 1-like, whose amino-acid sequence MACTQEVVFDLNLIENSALEDGLAGWAPVGSCTALSVHEEEPAKVPTETINDVGEDYRPSGRYILASGRADEADGLRQAIKGALKPRVTYRVSGWISLGGGGAAEGAGHAVRVNLRVDDECVVEGGAVCAEAGKWAEIKGAFRLKKSPRAAAVYVQGAPAGVDVKVMDLQVFATDRKARFRKLRRKTDKVRKRDVVLNFGGAAASGISGASVRVMQMDSSFPFGACINPSVIQNPAFVDFFTKHFDWAVFENELKWYHTEAQQGQLNYVDSDALLDFCDRYGKPVRGHCIFWAVENTVQQWVKSLDKDQLTAAVQGRLQSLLTRYAGRFPHYDVNNEMLHGSFYRDRLGDDIDAFMFREAARLDPGAALFVNDYNVEGGNDPNATPEKYIEQIAALQQKGAPVGGIGLQGHVTNPVGEVICDALDKLSAATDLPVWLTELDVCESDVDLRADDLEVVLREA is encoded by the exons ATGGCCTGCACTCAG GAGGTGGTGTTCGACTTGAACCTGATCGAGAACAGCGCGCTGGAGGACGGCCTGGCCGGCTGGGCGCCGGTGGGCTCGTGCACGGCGCTGTCCGTGCACGAGGAGGAGCCGGCCAAGGTGCCGACGGAGACGATCAACGACGTCGGGGAGGACTACCGGCCGAGCGGCCGCTACATCCTCGCGTCCGGCCGCGCCGACGAGGCGGACGGCCTGCGCCAGGCGATCAAGGGCGCGCTCAAGCCCCGGGTCACGTACCGCGTCTCCGGGTGGAtcagcctcggcggcggcggcgccgccgaggggGCCGGCCACGCGGTGCGCGTCAACCTCCGCGTGGACGACGAGTGCGTCGTGGAGGGCGGCGCGGTGTGCGCCGAGGCCGGCAAGTGGGCGGAGATCAAGGGCGCGTTCCGGCTCAAGAagagcccgcgcgccgccgcggtgtaCGTGCAGGGCGCGCCCGCGGGCGTCGACGTGAAGGTGATGGACCTCCAGGTCTTCGCCACCGACCGCAAGGCACGGTTCAGGAAGCTCAGGAGGAAGACTGACAAG GTGCGCAAGCGCGACGTCGTCCTCAacttcggcggcgcggcggcgtcgggcatCTCCGGCGCGTCCGTCCGGGTGATGCAGATGGACAGCAGCTTCCCGTTCGGCGCGTGCATCAACCCCAGCGTCATCCAGAACCCGGCCTTCGTGGACTTCTTCACCAAGCACTTCGACTGGGCCGTGTTCGAGAACGAGCTCAAGTGGTACCACACGGAGGCGCAGCAGGGGCAGCTCAACTACGTCGACTCCGACGCGCTGCTCGACTTCTGCGACCGCTACGGCAAGCCGGTGCGCGGGCACTGCATCTTCTGGGCCGTCGAGAACACCGTCCAGCAGTGGGTGAAGAGCCTCGACAAGGACCAGCTcacggcggcggtgcagggccGCCTCCAGAGCCTGCTCACCCGCTACGCCGGCCGGTTCCCGCACTACGACGTCAACAACGAgatgctgcacggcagcttctACCGCGACCGGCTCGGCGACGACATCGACGCCTTCATGTtccgggaggcggcgcggctggaCCCGGGCGCCGCGCTGTTCGTCAACGACTACAACGTGGAGGGCGGCAACGACCCGAACGCGACGCCGGAGAAGTACATCGAGCAGATCGCGGCGCTGCAGCAGAAGGGCGCGCCCGTGGGCGGCATCGGCCTGCAGGGGCACGTCACCAACCCGGTCGGGGAGGTCATCTGCGACGCGCTCGACAAGctctccgccgccaccgaccTCCCCGTCTGGCTCACCGAGCTGGACGTGTGCGAGTCCGACGTGGACCTCCGCGCCGACGACCTCGAGGTGGTGCTCCGGGAGGCGTAA